One genomic region from Streptomyces sp. NBC_01304 encodes:
- a CDS encoding cytochrome P450: MPLTSAAPTLTLPAAYGTCPYDPPPAYLQAAAEEPLTRTTLPDGSPCWLITGYQEVRAVLADSRFSADARTPGFPFLSPGQRQLATAKPSFIRMDDPEHARLRRMVTKDFLVKRIDALRPGIQRIVDEAIDRMVAKGAPADLVSDFALPVPSLVICLMLGVPYEDHDLFQSLSRTLLDNNTTHEQATHAHHELMSYLAELAARKQEEPGDDILSRLVARDDLTPQETASLGFLLLVTGHESTANMSAIATLALLRDTQQAALLREDPERIPAAVEELLRHLTIIHLGLARVAKEPVTLAGRSIAAGDGVICMLSTANRDMELFAPEGCAHPSQLDLTRDARRHLAFGFGVHQCLGQPLARAELQIILGTLLRRLPMLRLAVPEDELEFSSKSIVYGVRALPVSW; the protein is encoded by the coding sequence ATGCCTCTCACCTCGGCCGCGCCCACCCTCACCCTCCCGGCCGCGTACGGCACTTGCCCCTACGACCCGCCGCCCGCCTACCTGCAGGCCGCGGCCGAAGAACCCCTCACCCGCACCACGCTGCCGGACGGCTCACCGTGCTGGCTGATCACCGGGTATCAGGAGGTCAGGGCCGTCCTGGCCGACTCCCGCTTCAGCGCCGACGCCCGCACCCCGGGCTTCCCCTTCCTGTCCCCGGGACAGCGCCAACTGGCCACCGCCAAGCCGAGCTTCATCCGCATGGACGACCCCGAACACGCCCGGCTGCGGCGCATGGTCACCAAGGACTTCCTGGTGAAGCGCATCGACGCGCTGCGGCCCGGCATCCAGCGCATCGTCGACGAGGCGATCGACCGCATGGTCGCCAAGGGAGCCCCGGCCGATCTGGTCTCCGACTTCGCCCTGCCGGTGCCCTCGCTGGTGATCTGCCTGATGCTGGGCGTCCCGTACGAGGACCACGACCTCTTCCAGTCGCTGAGCCGCACCCTGCTCGACAACAACACCACCCACGAGCAGGCCACCCACGCCCACCACGAGCTCATGTCGTACCTGGCCGAACTCGCCGCCCGCAAACAGGAAGAGCCCGGCGACGACATCCTCAGCCGGCTCGTGGCCCGCGACGACCTCACCCCGCAGGAGACGGCCTCCCTGGGCTTCCTGCTCCTGGTCACCGGCCACGAGAGCACGGCCAACATGAGCGCGATCGCCACGCTGGCGCTGCTCCGGGACACGCAGCAGGCGGCACTGCTGCGCGAGGACCCGGAGCGAATTCCGGCGGCCGTCGAAGAGTTGCTGCGCCACCTGACCATCATCCATCTCGGTCTGGCACGAGTGGCGAAGGAGCCGGTCACCCTCGCGGGAAGGTCCATCGCCGCCGGCGACGGAGTGATCTGCATGCTGTCCACCGCCAACCGCGACATGGAACTCTTCGCTCCGGAGGGCTGCGCCCACCCTTCCCAACTCGACCTCACACGCGATGCACGCCGCCATCTCGCCTTCGGCTTCGGCGTCCACCAATGCCTCGGACAGCCCCTCGCTCGCGCCGAGTTGCAGATCATCCTGGGCACGCTGCTGCGCCGCCTGCCGATGCTGCGACTCGCGGTCCCCGAGGATGAGCTCGAGTTCAGCAGCAAGAGCATTGTGTACGGAGTGAGGGCGCTGCCCGTTTCCTGGTGA
- a CDS encoding fasciclin domain-containing protein, which produces MNATRRLRRITVAATAALVLPFSLAACSDDSKSTDQAADKSPSATKSTEEKSSADPMSGPFGPACATVPKDGAGSFAGMAKDPVATAASNNPALSTLVTAVKKAGLVDTLNNAENITVFAPTNDAFSKIPKADLDKVLADKEQLTKILTYHVVGQKLTPQQLENGSYDTLEKSKLTTAGSGEAYTVNDSSKVVCGNVPTANATVYIVDTVLMPKM; this is translated from the coding sequence ATGAACGCCACCCGCCGTCTGCGCCGCATCACCGTGGCCGCCACCGCCGCGCTCGTCCTGCCGTTCTCGCTTGCCGCCTGTTCCGACGACAGCAAGAGCACCGACCAGGCCGCGGACAAGAGCCCCAGCGCGACGAAGAGTACCGAGGAGAAGTCGAGCGCCGACCCCATGTCCGGCCCGTTCGGCCCGGCCTGCGCCACCGTCCCGAAGGACGGCGCCGGCAGCTTCGCCGGCATGGCCAAGGACCCCGTCGCCACCGCCGCCTCGAACAACCCCGCCTTGTCCACCCTGGTCACCGCGGTGAAGAAGGCCGGCCTGGTCGACACCCTCAACAACGCCGAGAACATCACGGTGTTCGCGCCCACCAACGACGCCTTCTCCAAGATCCCCAAGGCCGACCTCGACAAGGTCCTGGCCGACAAGGAGCAGCTCACCAAGATCCTGACGTACCACGTCGTGGGCCAGAAGCTCACCCCGCAGCAGCTCGAGAACGGCTCCTACGACACGCTCGAGAAGAGCAAGCTCACCACCGCGGGCTCGGGTGAGGCCTACACCGTCAACGACTCCTCCAAGGTCGTCTGCGGCAACGTCCCGACGGCCAACGCGACGGTCTACATCGTCGACACTGTCCTGATGCCGAAGATGTAG
- a CDS encoding molybdopterin-dependent oxidoreductase, producing MAVSTRGKSAITGTLPALSGLVAGYVALGVAELVSVAVRPEAGPVTAVGGAAIDRTPSGVKDWAIRQFGTNDKLVLQLGILAVLAVFAVAMGVLALHRRRTATAGVFAFGLVGALAAVSRPDSTGSVDAVPSLVGALCGAGALYLLSGFLSTPVAAEVGAAATGGPQRGSTEGPNRRGFVLATAGVAVASTAAGLTGRRLNATTAAEAEASRAAVRLPTPSSPAPTPARGVDLRIRDVAPFTTPNRDFYRVDTALKVPRMDADRWRMRLHGKGVGEPLALDFRDLLQRDLIERDITMTCVSNEVGGPYVSSARWLGVRLKDLLEEAGVRPPSQGGPADQLVARSVDGMTIGSPVETVMDGRDAMLAVGMNGEPLPFDHGFPVRMLVPGLYGYVSACKWIQDLELTTFDDYDAYWVQRDWAREAPIKTQSRIDTPKPFARPAAGRVVVAGVAWAQHTGIDRVEVRVDDEPWQEAELAAEGPLDTWRQWSWQWPATAGSHTLQVRATDRTGTTQTDRRTRTIPDGASGRHSVVVNVT from the coding sequence ATGGCTGTGAGCACACGAGGCAAGTCCGCCATCACCGGAACGCTGCCCGCGCTGAGCGGCCTGGTGGCCGGGTACGTGGCGCTGGGCGTCGCGGAACTTGTGTCCGTGGCCGTACGCCCCGAGGCGGGCCCGGTCACGGCGGTCGGTGGCGCGGCCATCGACCGCACCCCCTCCGGGGTGAAGGACTGGGCGATCCGGCAGTTCGGGACCAACGACAAGCTGGTGCTGCAACTGGGGATTCTCGCGGTGCTCGCGGTGTTCGCCGTGGCGATGGGGGTACTCGCGTTGCACAGGCGGCGCACAGCTACGGCGGGTGTGTTCGCCTTCGGCCTGGTCGGTGCGCTGGCTGCGGTGTCGCGTCCGGATTCCACCGGCTCCGTCGACGCCGTGCCCTCCCTGGTCGGGGCGCTCTGCGGTGCCGGCGCCCTGTACCTGCTGTCCGGGTTCCTGAGCACCCCGGTGGCTGCGGAAGTCGGCGCCGCAGCCACCGGGGGCCCACAACGCGGAAGCACCGAGGGCCCGAACCGCAGAGGCTTCGTCCTGGCCACGGCGGGCGTGGCCGTGGCCTCCACAGCGGCCGGACTGACCGGCCGCCGATTGAACGCGACCACCGCCGCGGAGGCCGAGGCGTCCCGGGCGGCGGTCCGGCTGCCAACTCCCTCCTCACCGGCCCCCACGCCGGCCCGCGGAGTTGACCTGCGGATCCGCGACGTGGCCCCGTTCACCACACCGAACCGCGACTTCTACCGCGTCGACACCGCCCTCAAGGTGCCCCGCATGGACGCCGATCGATGGCGGATGCGCTTACACGGCAAGGGAGTTGGCGAACCGCTCGCCCTCGACTTCCGGGATCTGCTGCAGCGCGACCTCATCGAGCGCGACATCACCATGACCTGCGTCTCGAACGAGGTCGGCGGCCCGTACGTCAGCTCCGCGCGCTGGCTCGGCGTACGCCTGAAGGACCTTCTGGAAGAGGCAGGCGTGCGACCGCCGTCCCAGGGCGGCCCGGCTGACCAGCTGGTGGCGCGCTCGGTGGACGGGATGACCATCGGCAGCCCGGTGGAGACCGTCATGGACGGCCGGGACGCGATGCTCGCCGTCGGCATGAACGGCGAGCCGCTGCCCTTCGACCACGGCTTCCCGGTCCGGATGCTCGTGCCCGGGCTGTACGGCTACGTCTCGGCCTGCAAGTGGATCCAGGACCTCGAACTGACCACGTTCGACGACTACGACGCCTACTGGGTCCAGCGCGACTGGGCCCGCGAGGCACCCATCAAGACCCAGTCCCGCATCGACACCCCCAAGCCCTTCGCCCGCCCGGCAGCGGGCCGGGTTGTCGTGGCGGGCGTCGCCTGGGCCCAGCACACGGGCATCGACCGCGTCGAAGTCCGCGTAGACGACGAGCCCTGGCAGGAGGCCGAGTTGGCGGCCGAGGGCCCCTTGGACACCTGGCGGCAGTGGAGTTGGCAGTGGCCCGCCACGGCCGGCTCGCACACCCTCCAGGTCCGCGCCACCGACCGCACCGGCACCACACAGACCGACAGGCGCACCCGGACCATCCCGGACGGCGCCTCCGGCCGGCACTCGGTGGTGGTCAACGTGACCTGA
- a CDS encoding cryptochrome/photolyase family protein, whose protein sequence is MTVSVCLFTADLRLHDNPVLTAAVRAGDHVVPLFVLDEGVHAAGFDAPNRRAFLADCLADLDAGLRERGGRLVVRAGKVVDEVCALVARTGAQQVHLAAGSSAYAQRREAKLRTALGAVGCSLHVHDAVVTVVAPGAEVPQSSDHFAVFTPYFRRWQAHAMRNVAPAPRAVRVPEDVGSGPLPEPAKITGVSAGLARGGERAGRSLLVDWLHKGLHQYADQQSELAADGTSRLSGHVHFGSLSATELVHRAGAVGGPGAEAFIRQLAWRDFHHQVLAARPRAAVADYRTRHDHWRHDDEEAEAWRTGRTGYPVIDAAMRQLRHEGWMPGRARMLTASFLAKTLYLDWRIGARHFLDLLVDGDVANNQLNWQWVAGTGTDTRPNRVLNPVTQAKRHDPQGDYVRQWVPELAGLEGAAVHEPWKLPGLERARHDYPDPLVELPDGLARFKQARSLD, encoded by the coding sequence TTGACCGTTTCTGTCTGTCTGTTCACCGCCGACCTACGGCTGCACGACAACCCGGTGCTGACCGCCGCGGTACGTGCCGGCGACCATGTGGTGCCGCTGTTCGTCCTGGATGAGGGCGTCCATGCGGCGGGCTTCGACGCCCCCAACCGGCGGGCCTTCCTCGCCGATTGTCTGGCCGACCTGGATGCCGGGCTGCGCGAGCGCGGCGGCCGACTCGTGGTGCGCGCCGGGAAGGTCGTGGACGAGGTCTGCGCGCTCGTCGCGCGGACCGGAGCACAGCAGGTGCACCTGGCCGCGGGCTCCAGCGCGTACGCACAGCGCCGCGAGGCGAAGCTGCGTACGGCCCTGGGCGCCGTGGGCTGCTCCCTGCACGTACACGATGCGGTGGTCACGGTGGTCGCGCCGGGCGCCGAGGTTCCGCAGAGCAGCGATCACTTCGCGGTGTTCACGCCGTACTTCCGGCGGTGGCAGGCCCACGCCATGCGCAACGTGGCACCGGCCCCGCGCGCCGTGCGCGTACCGGAGGACGTCGGATCCGGACCGCTTCCCGAGCCCGCGAAGATCACGGGCGTCTCTGCGGGCCTTGCCCGGGGCGGGGAACGGGCCGGTCGGTCGCTGCTCGTCGACTGGCTGCACAAGGGGCTGCACCAGTACGCCGATCAGCAGTCGGAGCTGGCCGCCGACGGCACGTCCCGGCTCTCGGGACACGTGCACTTCGGCTCCCTGTCCGCGACCGAACTCGTGCACCGGGCAGGGGCAGTCGGCGGACCGGGCGCGGAGGCGTTCATTCGCCAGCTGGCCTGGCGGGACTTCCATCACCAGGTCCTCGCGGCCCGGCCACGCGCCGCGGTGGCCGACTACCGCACCCGGCACGACCACTGGCGCCACGACGACGAGGAGGCCGAGGCCTGGCGCACGGGCCGCACCGGCTACCCGGTGATCGACGCCGCGATGCGCCAGCTGCGCCACGAGGGATGGATGCCCGGCCGGGCCCGCATGCTGACCGCGAGCTTCCTCGCCAAGACCCTCTATCTGGACTGGCGGATCGGGGCCCGGCACTTCCTCGACCTCCTGGTGGACGGAGACGTGGCGAACAACCAGCTCAACTGGCAGTGGGTGGCGGGCACCGGCACCGACACGCGCCCCAACCGGGTCCTCAATCCGGTCACCCAGGCCAAACGCCACGACCCGCAAGGCGACTACGTACGCCAGTGGGTGCCCGAACTCGCCGGGCTCGAAGGGGCGGCGGTCCACGAGCCGTGGAAGCTGCCCGGGCTGGAGCGGGCCCGCCACGACTATCCGGACCCGCTGGTCGAACTCCCCGACGGGCTGGCCCGGTTCAAGCAGGCGCGCTCGTTGGACTAA
- a CDS encoding anti-sigma factor, with protein sequence MSTADLHTATGAYVLHALSEAERTEFERHLVVCEACNQEVRELAATAARLGLAVSAEPPERMREQVLQRIVTVRQEPPQVTARGTARAWKRTLPRLALAAGLAAAAAFGGIAVWQHQSAEEARSQAREDRQRAADMADVLAAPDAEVTVGNLRDGARGTVIVSRSRDRAAFIAAGLPRLTDGKVYQLWFDDGDAMRPAGLLSGQGIQRTVLLDGRIGDATGMGITVEPAGGSPQPTTEPLGLMSFPV encoded by the coding sequence ATGAGCACCGCCGACCTGCACACCGCGACAGGGGCCTACGTCCTGCACGCGCTGTCCGAGGCCGAGCGCACGGAGTTCGAGCGTCATCTGGTGGTGTGCGAGGCGTGCAACCAAGAGGTCCGGGAACTCGCCGCGACGGCCGCCCGGCTGGGCCTGGCCGTGTCCGCAGAGCCGCCCGAGCGCATGCGGGAACAGGTCCTGCAGCGCATCGTCACCGTGCGGCAGGAACCCCCGCAGGTCACGGCGCGCGGCACCGCTCGTGCGTGGAAGCGGACGCTGCCCCGCCTGGCGCTGGCGGCCGGCTTGGCCGCCGCGGCCGCGTTCGGCGGGATCGCGGTGTGGCAGCACCAGTCCGCCGAGGAAGCCCGCTCGCAGGCGCGCGAGGACCGGCAGCGGGCCGCCGACATGGCCGACGTGCTGGCCGCACCGGACGCCGAAGTCACCGTCGGCAACCTCCGTGACGGCGCACGCGGCACCGTGATCGTCTCGCGGTCCCGGGACCGCGCCGCGTTCATCGCCGCCGGCCTGCCGAGACTGACGGACGGCAAGGTGTACCAACTGTGGTTCGACGACGGCGACGCCATGCGGCCGGCCGGTCTGCTCAGCGGCCAAGGCATCCAGCGCACCGTCCTGCTGGACGGCAGGATCGGTGACGCGACCGGCATGGGCATCACCGTCGAACCCGCGGGCGGCTCACCGCAGCCCACGACCGAACCGCTCGGCCTCATGTCATTTCCCGTTTAG
- a CDS encoding GNAT family N-acetyltransferase: MFSLALRDGACLAPLEVWHAEEFAAHLDRAREHIRPWVGAGFVTDDVDGARATLQRYAERQAADGARLYGIRRDGVLVGGVMFTDFDAAFGSCEIGCWLEPSGEGHGLITQACGALLDWALTTRGLHRAEWHCRADNDRSSAVAKRLGMTLEGVRREAWPYEGTRYDKQVWAVLGPEWRALGK; this comes from the coding sequence ATGTTCTCGTTGGCTCTGCGCGACGGTGCTTGCCTCGCACCGCTGGAGGTCTGGCACGCCGAGGAGTTCGCAGCCCATCTGGACCGGGCCCGCGAGCACATCCGGCCGTGGGTCGGGGCCGGATTCGTCACCGACGACGTGGACGGAGCGCGGGCCACGCTTCAGCGGTACGCCGAACGCCAGGCCGCCGACGGCGCCCGCCTGTACGGCATCCGGCGGGATGGCGTACTGGTCGGCGGCGTGATGTTCACCGATTTCGACGCCGCTTTCGGCTCGTGCGAGATCGGGTGCTGGCTGGAGCCGTCCGGCGAGGGCCACGGTCTGATCACCCAGGCGTGCGGTGCGCTGCTGGACTGGGCGCTCACGACCCGGGGACTGCACCGGGCCGAGTGGCACTGCCGGGCCGACAACGATCGCAGCTCGGCGGTGGCCAAGCGGCTCGGCATGACGCTGGAGGGTGTGCGCCGCGAGGCGTGGCCGTACGAGGGCACGCGCTACGACAAGCAGGTCTGGGCGGTCCTTGGACCGGAGTGGCGAGCCCTGGGGAAGTGA
- a CDS encoding TetR/AcrR family transcriptional regulator, with amino-acid sequence MPRTKGDHEARRRDVSEAVWQVMATRGFAGLTLRAVATELGATTGLLTHYFPTKRALVEYALDLLEQRTLSRPRRQAGKGLAALRAALLDILPLTPEATDSNRIWVSSWDAALSDADLSADYARKYAQSRDRLCDRVAAAQELGELPPGNPADIAAGAQSFTLGLVVQALFAPAAFTPQRQVELLDDYLAALAAPSSAENDDSTGS; translated from the coding sequence ATGCCACGTACCAAGGGAGATCACGAGGCCCGCCGACGCGACGTCTCCGAAGCCGTCTGGCAGGTCATGGCCACACGCGGTTTCGCCGGCCTGACCCTGCGCGCCGTCGCCACCGAACTCGGCGCGACCACCGGACTGCTCACGCATTACTTCCCCACCAAGCGCGCCCTGGTGGAGTACGCCCTTGACCTGCTGGAGCAGCGCACCCTCTCCCGCCCCCGTCGCCAGGCGGGCAAGGGCCTGGCGGCCCTCAGGGCCGCGCTCCTCGACATCCTGCCGCTAACCCCAGAGGCCACCGACAGCAACCGCATCTGGGTCTCCTCCTGGGACGCCGCGCTCTCCGACGCCGACCTGAGCGCCGACTACGCCCGCAAGTACGCCCAGAGCCGGGACCGGCTGTGCGACCGGGTGGCCGCGGCCCAGGAGCTCGGCGAGCTGCCTCCTGGAAACCCCGCAGACATCGCGGCCGGCGCCCAGTCCTTCACCCTCGGCCTGGTCGTCCAGGCCCTGTTCGCCCCGGCGGCATTCACGCCACAGCGCCAGGTCGAGCTCCTGGACGACTACTTGGCCGCCCTCGCCGCCCCGTCCTCCGCCGAGAACGACGACTCGACAGGATCCTGA
- a CDS encoding dihydrofolate reductase family protein — MTATYTFDVFSSLDGFGAASGDWTGYWGKQGPELLDHRLGLYAEEQRMVFGANTHRAFAQMLASSTEESEVRDPWVTRMVNLPATVVSSTLEGPLDWPDATVVSGDAVDVIAQLKEKSEVPLRSHGSLSMNRALMAAGLVDRVQVTLFPVITGRTGLDPIFHGAADFDLELLEHRTLDGDIQELVYRPTLHP, encoded by the coding sequence ATGACCGCCACCTACACCTTCGACGTCTTCTCCAGCCTCGACGGCTTCGGCGCCGCCAGTGGCGACTGGACCGGCTACTGGGGCAAGCAGGGCCCCGAGCTCCTCGACCACCGCCTCGGCCTGTACGCCGAGGAGCAGCGGATGGTCTTCGGGGCCAACACCCATCGGGCGTTCGCGCAGATGCTGGCGTCGAGCACCGAGGAGTCCGAGGTGCGCGACCCGTGGGTCACCCGGATGGTGAACCTGCCCGCGACGGTGGTGTCGTCGACCCTGGAAGGCCCCCTCGACTGGCCGGACGCGACCGTCGTCAGCGGCGACGCCGTGGACGTCATCGCTCAGCTCAAGGAGAAGTCCGAAGTACCGCTGCGCTCGCACGGCAGCCTGTCGATGAACCGGGCACTGATGGCCGCCGGTCTGGTCGACCGCGTCCAGGTGACGCTCTTCCCGGTGATCACCGGTCGGACCGGACTGGACCCGATCTTCCACGGGGCGGCCGACTTCGACCTCGAACTGCTCGAGCACCGCACGCTCGACGGCGACATCCAAGAGCTCGTCTACCGGCCCACCCTGCATCCCTGA
- the purB gene encoding adenylosuccinate lyase, whose translation MIDRYARPEMAALWTDEHKYATWVRVEVLASAAQAEIGVVPAEALTDIRRAPVPSVERVRECERTRDHEILAFLAAYTETMPADSARWVHHGMTSYDLVDTALGHLLARSCDLVIDAARDFARLLAERALEHWDTPCIARTHGIHAEPTTFGQKLAGHAHAMHRCLSRLTAARASVAVGTISGPVGTYSHISEQVEARVCAELGLGIEPIPTQVVARDRHAELLSALAVTGAVVEQFALEMRLLQRTEVGEVEEPRTSAYQGSSAMPHKRNPTTSERLCGLARLLRANAGAAYENVALWHERDLAHSSSERIILPDSLTVAHYQLTGAADLLRGLRIFPERMARNIDFTDGLIYSSEVFLDLVAAGTDREEAYRLVQAAATDAWSNGTSLSGALTERGVAVDADRLRPDRFLGNRAHLKSRLEELSKELHHPVDL comes from the coding sequence TTGATCGACAGGTATGCGCGACCCGAGATGGCCGCCCTGTGGACCGACGAGCACAAGTACGCGACCTGGGTCCGGGTCGAGGTGCTGGCCAGTGCGGCCCAGGCGGAGATCGGAGTGGTCCCGGCCGAGGCGCTGACGGACATCCGGCGCGCGCCGGTGCCGTCGGTCGAGCGGGTCCGGGAGTGCGAGCGCACCCGGGACCACGAGATTCTGGCCTTCCTCGCCGCCTATACGGAGACCATGCCGGCCGACTCCGCCCGCTGGGTGCACCACGGGATGACCAGCTACGACCTGGTCGACACCGCGCTCGGCCACCTGCTGGCCCGCTCGTGCGACCTGGTCATCGACGCGGCACGCGACTTCGCCCGGCTGCTGGCCGAGCGGGCCCTGGAGCACTGGGACACCCCGTGCATCGCCCGTACGCACGGGATCCACGCGGAGCCGACGACGTTCGGGCAGAAGCTGGCCGGGCACGCCCATGCCATGCACCGCTGCCTGTCCCGGCTCACGGCTGCCCGCGCATCGGTGGCCGTGGGCACGATCTCCGGCCCGGTCGGCACGTACTCCCACATCTCCGAGCAGGTCGAGGCCCGGGTATGCGCCGAGCTCGGCCTGGGCATCGAGCCGATCCCGACGCAGGTCGTCGCCCGCGACCGGCACGCCGAGCTGCTGTCGGCGCTGGCGGTCACGGGGGCCGTCGTCGAGCAATTCGCCCTGGAGATGCGCCTGTTGCAGCGCACCGAGGTCGGCGAGGTCGAGGAACCCCGCACCAGCGCCTACCAGGGCTCCAGCGCCATGCCGCACAAGCGCAACCCGACCACGAGTGAGCGGTTGTGCGGTCTGGCGCGGCTGCTGCGCGCCAACGCGGGTGCCGCGTACGAGAACGTCGCCCTGTGGCACGAGCGGGACCTCGCCCACTCGTCCAGCGAACGGATCATCCTGCCCGACAGCCTGACCGTCGCCCACTACCAACTCACCGGCGCCGCCGACCTGTTGCGCGGCCTGCGGATCTTCCCCGAGCGCATGGCCCGCAACATCGACTTCACCGATGGGCTGATCTATTCCTCCGAGGTCTTCCTCGACCTCGTGGCCGCCGGCACCGACCGCGAGGAGGCCTACCGCCTGGTGCAGGCCGCGGCGACCGACGCCTGGTCCAACGGCACCAGCCTGAGCGGTGCGTTGACCGAGCGGGGCGTGGCGGTCGACGCCGACCGGCTGCGGCCGGACCGGTTCCTGGGCAACCGCGCCCACCTCAAGTCCCGACTCGAAGAGCTGAGCAAGGAGTTGCATCACCCTGTGGACCTGTGA
- a CDS encoding pentapeptide repeat-containing protein — translation MSVKSPFYGKLQVLDTTAGIVWGINGVLGSGTQILVYKAPTPSPVPGYRLVTGQLESATAQPTRPGGLWESYLAPSPISAVAQNANGVGSNTPGGIKPTQFLYKETPNAQGPPTVSFMAYDGPPGGTFGLWALSTGGKFWGWSTAPTPPAKFPYAMGVSAPSAAYARTYLSGACPPGCDYTWCDLSEEDWSGLRLPGARFAGADLSGTDLGGCDLTGADFRGVAALAGADLTNTVLTNARFDGVDLTGMDFSGAQLQGAGFTGATLTNAVFLDTSSRKADLTGLDFAASAGVRGARFGTSLSGVDFTACDLTGVDFSGAVMKGTVFHRCDLRPAVFSSPPVFSDDPKYLTDLSQAVVDFTQIGKNWSFMNLTDTQILSLPVDLSGLTARSSLMTNWVLSNHKLYGAVLAGADLRGATLSECDLTKADLSSTQLQADSDYRAAILSGSQMENATLADANLTGTSLSGVYLWGTQASVAKALIRNTSFSGAYLTGISFVSVSQNGCKGADFSYACLVNADFTGTDLTDLDGQPVRMFKACLQGANFTNAHLDGADLTAAAVDENPGVLPVTIQNGWPAGNTVCLKISYPQGTTGIEKATTHATTCPAGSLGPCTGDALLSPQAPTSWPSSAMGSGKKPGGPQHKPGKPGKPGQRGDGHGRRE, via the coding sequence ATGAGCGTCAAGTCCCCCTTCTACGGCAAGCTCCAGGTCCTCGACACCACCGCAGGCATCGTCTGGGGCATCAACGGCGTCCTCGGCTCCGGCACCCAGATCCTGGTGTACAAGGCGCCGACGCCCAGCCCGGTGCCCGGATACAGGCTGGTCACCGGCCAGTTGGAGAGCGCCACCGCCCAGCCGACCCGGCCGGGCGGGCTCTGGGAGTCCTATCTCGCGCCCTCCCCCATCAGCGCGGTGGCGCAGAACGCCAACGGCGTCGGCAGCAACACCCCCGGTGGCATCAAACCCACCCAGTTCCTGTACAAGGAGACACCGAACGCCCAGGGCCCACCGACCGTCTCCTTCATGGCGTACGACGGGCCGCCCGGCGGAACCTTCGGCCTGTGGGCGCTGTCCACCGGAGGCAAGTTCTGGGGCTGGAGCACCGCGCCCACGCCGCCCGCGAAGTTCCCGTACGCGATGGGCGTCTCCGCACCCTCGGCCGCGTACGCCCGCACGTATCTGTCCGGCGCCTGCCCGCCAGGCTGCGACTACACCTGGTGCGACCTGAGCGAGGAGGACTGGAGCGGGCTGCGGCTGCCCGGCGCCCGCTTCGCCGGCGCCGACCTGAGCGGCACCGACCTCGGCGGCTGCGATCTGACCGGAGCCGACTTCCGCGGTGTGGCCGCCCTGGCCGGCGCCGACCTCACCAACACCGTGCTCACCAATGCCCGGTTCGACGGGGTCGACCTGACCGGCATGGACTTCAGCGGCGCCCAGCTGCAGGGTGCCGGGTTCACCGGGGCCACACTGACGAACGCGGTCTTCCTCGACACGAGCAGCAGGAAAGCGGATCTGACCGGGCTGGACTTCGCGGCCTCGGCCGGCGTCCGCGGGGCGCGCTTCGGCACCTCGCTGTCCGGCGTGGACTTCACGGCCTGCGACCTGACCGGAGTGGACTTCAGCGGCGCGGTGATGAAAGGCACCGTCTTCCACCGCTGCGATCTGCGCCCGGCCGTGTTCTCCTCCCCGCCGGTGTTCTCCGACGACCCGAAGTACCTCACCGATCTGTCCCAGGCCGTCGTCGACTTCACCCAGATCGGCAAGAACTGGTCGTTCATGAACCTCACGGACACCCAGATCCTGTCGCTCCCCGTCGACCTCAGCGGCCTCACCGCCCGCTCCTCGCTCATGACCAACTGGGTTCTGTCCAACCACAAGTTGTACGGAGCTGTCCTCGCCGGAGCCGATCTGCGCGGCGCCACCCTCTCCGAGTGCGATCTCACCAAGGCCGACCTCAGCAGCACCCAACTGCAGGCGGACAGCGACTACCGGGCCGCGATCCTGTCCGGCTCACAGATGGAGAACGCCACCCTCGCCGACGCCAACCTGACCGGGACGTCACTGAGCGGTGTGTATCTGTGGGGCACACAGGCGAGCGTGGCCAAGGCGCTGATACGCAACACCTCCTTCTCCGGCGCCTACTTGACCGGCATCAGCTTCGTGTCGGTGTCGCAGAACGGCTGCAAGGGCGCCGACTTCTCCTACGCCTGCCTGGTCAACGCCGACTTCACGGGCACCGATCTGACCGACCTGGACGGCCAGCCGGTCCGCATGTTCAAGGCCTGCCTGCAGGGGGCCAACTTCACCAACGCCCATCTGGACGGCGCGGATCTCACCGCGGCGGCCGTGGACGAGAACCCGGGCGTCCTGCCGGTGACGATCCAGAACGGCTGGCCGGCAGGGAACACCGTCTGCCTGAAGATCAGCTATCCGCAGGGCACGACCGGCATCGAGAAGGCCACCACACACGCCACCACCTGCCCGGCGGGCAGTCTGGGCCCGTGCACGGGCGACGCCCTGCTCTCACCACAGGCTCCGACGTCGTGGCCCTCCTCGGCGATGGGCTCGGGAAAGAAGCCGGGAGGGCCGCAGCACAAGCCGGGTAAGCCAGGTAAGCCTGGACAGCGGGGGGACGGACACGGGCGTCGGGAGTAG